Proteins encoded together in one Gemmatimonas sp. window:
- a CDS encoding nitronate monooxygenase, translating into MTTQASLPVIIQGGMGVGVSRWLLAREVSRLGQLGVVSGTALDSLLVRRLQDGDTDGEMRRAIDAFPIPEVGASVLRRYFLPNGREGQPYTLLPLYKQHVSVARQQLTMLANFVEVFLAKSGHDGVVGINLLTKLQLPNLASLYGAILAGVDYVLMGAGIPREIPLALDLLAANAPASLRFDVEGIAAADAPLLTFDPVAHGADATWRLTRPRFLAIVAASSLAATLARKASGRVDGFVVEGPTAGGHNAPARGGGALSATGEPIYGERDAVDLAKMRELGLPFWLAGGTGSPQQLQHALTEGAAGIQVGTLFAYCDESGFETELKATVLEHARMGDLAIRTDPRTSPTGFPFKVVSWPGHPATLERERRCDLGYLRNAYQRDDGRIGYRCPAEPEQDYVNKGGLLADTIGRQCVCNGLISAVGMPQALHTNESTNEPTKDEEPALITSGDELLHIGAFLGSRASYTARDVVEYLQSGGYASS; encoded by the coding sequence ATGACTACACAGGCATCCCTTCCGGTGATCATTCAAGGCGGCATGGGCGTCGGCGTATCGCGCTGGTTGCTTGCGCGCGAAGTCTCTCGCCTTGGACAGCTGGGCGTCGTGTCCGGCACCGCGCTCGACTCGCTGCTGGTGCGACGACTGCAGGACGGCGATACGGACGGCGAGATGCGCCGCGCGATCGACGCCTTTCCGATTCCCGAGGTTGGCGCGTCGGTATTGCGACGCTACTTCCTGCCCAACGGACGCGAGGGGCAGCCGTACACGCTGCTCCCGCTGTACAAGCAGCACGTGAGCGTGGCCCGTCAACAGCTCACGATGCTCGCCAACTTCGTGGAAGTGTTTCTCGCCAAGAGCGGGCACGATGGCGTGGTGGGTATCAACCTGCTCACGAAGCTGCAGCTGCCGAATCTCGCGTCCCTGTACGGTGCGATCCTGGCCGGTGTCGACTATGTGCTGATGGGTGCCGGTATCCCGCGTGAGATCCCACTCGCGCTCGATTTGCTGGCTGCGAACGCACCCGCCTCGCTTCGTTTCGACGTGGAGGGTATCGCCGCCGCCGATGCGCCGTTGCTCACGTTCGATCCGGTCGCCCACGGCGCCGACGCGACGTGGAGGCTCACGCGTCCCCGCTTCCTCGCCATTGTGGCCGCGAGTTCGCTGGCCGCCACCCTCGCCAGAAAGGCCTCGGGGCGCGTGGACGGCTTCGTGGTGGAAGGACCGACCGCTGGCGGCCACAACGCGCCCGCGCGCGGTGGCGGGGCGCTGTCGGCCACCGGCGAGCCGATTTACGGTGAGCGAGACGCCGTCGATCTGGCCAAGATGCGTGAACTCGGCCTTCCGTTCTGGCTCGCCGGCGGCACCGGTTCGCCGCAACAGCTGCAGCACGCGCTGACCGAGGGCGCCGCCGGCATTCAGGTCGGCACGCTGTTCGCCTACTGCGACGAGTCGGGCTTTGAAACCGAACTCAAGGCGACGGTCCTCGAACATGCGCGCATGGGCGATCTCGCCATTCGCACGGACCCGCGCACCTCGCCCACCGGCTTCCCGTTCAAGGTCGTGTCGTGGCCCGGACATCCGGCGACGCTCGAACGCGAGCGTCGCTGTGACCTGGGTTACCTGCGCAACGCGTATCAGCGCGACGACGGGCGCATTGGCTATCGCTGCCCGGCCGAGCCGGAACAGGACTACGTGAACAAGGGTGGACTGCTGGCCGATACCATCGGACGGCAGTGCGTGTGCAACGGTCTGATTTCCGCCGTCGGGATGCCGCAGGCACTCCACACCAACGAATCCACCAACGAACCCACCAAGGACGAGGAACCGGCGTTGATCACCAGCGGCGACGAGTTGCTGCACATCGGCGCCTTCCTTGGGAGCCGCGCGTCATACACGGCGCGCGACGTGGTGGAATACCTCCAGTCGGGCGGCTACGCGTCGTCCTGA